From a single Solanum dulcamara chromosome 4, daSolDulc1.2, whole genome shotgun sequence genomic region:
- the LOC129887231 gene encoding translocase of chloroplast 159, chloroplastic-like, with translation MDSKIYGVPLSTTQGSPPPNVPLFTSTGIRAPLTNDDSDFEYSISANGQKDNNSSYYGSDTGFDSEGFVSGEDEFETASERLFVSDSDEQNLEQTHFANQFVVSRPFVKNPDEEIVERGSSVGDYDDSMSSLTDPYAETIEGHDEYSDRPLVADREILEGHDEYSDSPFVVDELATVISMDGSDKDISLSGTRVVDSATRGIPIAQLSWDSEDDEYLSTGVLEDNDVSGAFRIPNAVVLDRLDSAPKVRISDVSDGDEDESASENVIQSGMAEDLIFTKNVEIVSGSDSKEEDKAEVDTVQNFITEGGEANDTLEGGEVLYQAAIKESTLLGQELDNDEKLLAEESEILDSSAEAKSADSSHDIKPSDTAYTSPREENRASKFGADELNSGNSIILLTGASGDSQKSESKEDGVYQGSDCHDIATRTETEFYHTFIKDSEVESFECTDISVPPTAEEQVYSSASSSSDVTWSSKVEDDLPKLSDKTQHTEACLNLDLETNCKDIDTVKLFKNEEVPFLQENDESLTFDGSGGIKLIVDQLDQQIATADYAGEVSQGHLPKVDGEIVTDSNEEVDTDEESEENEMFDAEALAALLRAATGVGPEGRNVTIPSADGTQVFSLELPSSLGSTFYSSRPAQPTNADKFPLSENKTEGIPEGILSEEEKKKLDKLQQLRVKFLRLIHKLNRSPEDSIAAQVLYRLVRAAGKSASQVSSLDSAQKVAMELEAEDTDSLNFSLNILVIGKTGVGKSATINSIFGEAKSIVDAFVPATTKVKEIIGQLDGVTLNILDTPGFISSPSEQSFNRRTLVSIKKHMKKCSPDVVLYVDRIDTQSRDLGDLPLLKSISSYLGPSIWRNAIVTLTHAASSPPDGPSGYPVSYEMFVAQCSRIIQQLIDHSIGDPHTMNVGLMSRPFALVENHSVSPKNERGEILLPNGENWRSQLLLLCYSIKILSEVDSIMKDQNLHDHRKLFGFPKRSLPLPYFLSSLLQSNVHPKVQAGEDMDSDIELAYSSDSDQEVEDYDDLPPFRPLRKSQIAKLSKEQKKAYFDEYDYRVKLLQKKQWREESKRLRDMKKKGKAEIGDYMEEGADQETGSQAGVGIPLPDMVLPNSFDGDNPTYRYRYLEPSSQLLARPLMDSLGWDHDCGYDGVSIEDHLAVAGQFPAVIVLQLTKDKKEFNIHLDSAVSAKTGEKGSTMVGFDIQPVGKQLAYILKGETKVKNLKTNKTAAGVSITFLGDNLVTGLKLEDQFAIGKQLVVVGSTGTIRSQGNAAYGANLELRLREKDYPVGQDQSSLGLSLMKWRNDLIWGCNLQSQFSVGRNSKIAVRAGLNSKKSGQITVRTSTSDQLQIAVLGLLPIARAIMMTLFPQTSGKNLM, from the coding sequence ATGGACTCAAAGATTTATGGTGTTCCACTTTCTACAACACAAGGGAGCCCACCTCCAAATGTCCCTCTTTTCACTTCAACAGGTATTAGAGCTCCTCTTACTAATGATGATTCtgactttgaatactctatttctGCTAATGGACAAAAGGATAATAATAGCAGTTATTATGGTAGTGACACTGGTTTTGACTCTGAAGGCTTTGTTAGTGGTGAGGATGAGTTTGAAACTGCTTCTGAAAGGCTATTTGTGTCTGACTCAGATGAGCAAAATCTTGAACAAACTCATTTTGCTAATCAATTTGTTGTTTCTAGACCATTTGTGAAAAACCCAGATGAAGAAATTGTTGAAAGAGGTAGTAGTGTGGGGGATTATGATGACTCTATGTCTTCTTTAACCGACCCATATGCAGAAACCATTGAAGGACATGATGAATATAGTGATAGACCTTTGGTTGCAGATAGGGAAATTCTTGAAGGACATGATGAATATAGTGATAGTCCTTTTGTTGTGGATGAGCTAGCTACAGTGATATCTATGGATGGGTCTGATAAAGatatttccctttcgggaacTAGAGTTGTTGATAGTGCAACTCGAGGCATTCCAATTGCACAGTTGTCCTGGGACAGTGAAGATGATGAGTACTTGAGTACTGGTGTTCTAGAAGACAATGATGTTTCAGGTGCCTTTAGAATTCCAAATGCAGTGGTGTTGGACAGGTTAGATAGTGCTCCAAAAGTTAGAATCTCAGATGTTTCGGATGGTGATGAGGATGAATCAGCGTCTGAGAATGTGATACAATCTGGGATGGCAGAGGACTTGATCTTTACAAAAAATGTTGAGATAGTTTCGGGTTCCGACAGTAAAGAAGAGGATAAAGCTGAAGTTGACACTGTTCAGAATTTCATAACGGAGGGAGGTGAGGCCAATGATACTTTAGAAGGAGGAGAAGTTTTGTATCAGGCTGCAATTAAAGAATCTACTTTGTTGGGACAAGAGTTGGACAATGATGAAAAGCTTTTAGCAGAAGAAAGTGAAATTCTTGATAGTAGTGCAGAGGCAAAAAGTGCAGATTCGTCTCATGATATTAAGCCTTCTGATACTGCTTACACCAGCCCAAGGGAAGAAAATAGAGCATCAAAATTTGGAGCTGATGAATTGAACTCTGGAAACAGCATCATCTTACTTACTGGAGCTTCTGGGGACAGTCAGAAATCAGAAAGTAAGGAGGACGGGGTTTATCAAGGAAGTGATTGTCACGATATTGCCACTAGAACTGAAACCGAATTTTATCATACATTCATCAAGGATAGTGAAGTTGAGAGCTTTGAGTGCACTGACATTTCAGTACCACCAACAgctgaagaacaagtatattcTAGTGCAAGCTCTTCATCAGATGTTACTTGGTCCTCCAAAGTTGAAGATGATTTACCTAAGTTATCAGATAAAACACAACACACAGAGGCTTGTTTAAATCTGGACTTAGAAACCAACTGCAAAGACATTGATACAGTCAAATTGTTCAAAAATGAAGAAGTCCCATTCTTACAGGAAAATGATGAAAGTTTGACCTTTGATGGATCAGGTGGTATAAAACTTATCGTTGATCAGTTGGACCAACAAATAGCCACTGCTGACTATGCTGGAGAGGTTTCTCAGGGTCATTTACCTAAGGTTGATGGTGAGATTGTGACAGACTCAAATGAAGAGGTAGATACAGACGAAGAAAGTGAAGAGAATGAGATGTTTGATGCAGAAGCACTGGCTGCGCTGCTGAGGGCTGCTACCGGTGTTGGGCCTGAAGGTAGAAATGTTACAATTCCATCAGCTGATGGTACACAGGTCTTTTCTCTGGAGCTTCCTAGTAGCTTGGGATCCACATTTTACTCGTCTAGACCTGCTCAACCAACCAATGCAGATAAGTTTCCTCTATCTGAGAATAAGACTGAAGGTATACCAGAAGGAATTTTgagtgaagaagaaaagaagaagcttGATAAATTACAACAGTTAAGAGTAAAATTTTTGCGGCTCATCCACAAGCTAAACCGGTCTCCTGAAGATTCCATAGCTGCACAGGTCTTATACCGGTTAGTTCGCGCTGCAGGGAAGTCAGCCTCTCAAGTATCAAGCCTTGATTCTGCCCAGAAGGTAGCTATGGAGTTAGAAGCAGAGGATACCGACAGTTTGAATTTTTCTCTGAATATCCTGGTTATTGGTAAAACAGGAGTTGGTAAGAGTGCAACAATAAACTCAATCTTTGGTGAAGCCAAATCAATAGTAGATGCATTTGTACCTGCAACTACCAAGGTGAAGGAGATAATTGGACAACTGGATGGAGTTACATTGAACATCTTGGATACTCCTGGTTTCATATCTTCCCCGTCGGAGCAATCCTTTAACCGAAGAACTTTGGTGTCCATAAAGAAACATATGAAGAAATGCAGTCCTGATGTAGTCCTCTATGTCGACCGCATTGACACACAGTCTAGAGATCTTGGTGATCTACCATTATTGAAGTCCATCAGTAGTTATCTTGGTCCATCAATATGGCGTAATGCCATAGTTACCCTGACACATGCTGCTTCAAGTCCTCCAGATGGACCCTCTGGGTATCCTGTAAGCTATGAAATGTTTGTTGCTCAGTGCTCCCGTATCATTCAACAGTTAATTGACCACTCCATAGGTGATCCACACACGATGAATGTTGGGTTGATGAGTCGTCCATTTGCTCTTGTTGAAAACCACTCAGTCAGTCCAAAGAATGAGAGAGGAGAAATATTGCTCCCAAATGGAGAAAATTGGAGATCGCAGCTTCTGCTTCTGTGTTACTCAATAAAGATTTTATCAGAAGTAGATTCCATCATGAAAGATCAGAATCTTCATGACCACAGAAAGCTTTTTGGCTTCCCCAAGCGTTCACTTCCTTTACCGTACTTTTTATCTTCACTGTTACAATCAAACGTTCATCCTAAAGTCCAAGCTGGTGAGGATATGGACTCAGATATTGAGCTGGCATATTCATCTGATTCTGACCAAGAAGTTGAAGATTATGATGACCTTCCACCTTTCAGACCTTTGAGGAAATCTCAAATTGCGAAGCTAAGCAAGGAGCAGAAGAAAGCATATTTTGACGAGTATGATTACCGTGTGaagctgcttcagaagaaacaaTGGAGGGAGGAGTCAAAAAGGCTTCGGGACATGAAGAAGAAAGGCAAGGCAGAGATAGGTGATTACATGGAAGAAGGTGCTGATCAGGAAACAGGGAGCCAAGCAGGAGTAGGAATTCCTTTACCTGACATGGTGCTCCCAAATTCTTTTGACGGGGACAATCCAACTTATAGATACCGGTATTTAGAACCTTCGTCTCAACTTCTTGCAAGGCCTTTAATGGACTCCCTGGGATGGGACCACGATTGTGGATATGATGGTGTGAGCATTGAGGATCACCTCGCTGTTGCAGGTCAGTTTCCTGCAGTAATAGTTCTTCAGCTCACGAAGGACAAGAAAGAGTTCAACATCCACTTGGATTCAGCTGTTTCAGCAAAGACGGGGGAGAAAGGATCAACTATGGTTGGGTTCGACATTCAACCTGTAGGAAAGCAACTTGCCTACATTTTGAAGGGAGAAACAAAAGTGAAAAATCTGAAAACAAATAAAACAGCTGCAGGGGTGTCCATTACTTTCTTGGGTGACAATTTAGTGACGGGATTGAAATTGGAGGACCAATTTGCCATTGGTAAACAGTTAGTTGTGGTGGGAAGTACTGGCACCATCAGGTCTCAGGGTAATGCAGCATATGGAGCCAACTTAGAGTTGCGACTGAGAGAGAAAGATTACCCTGTTGGCCAGGACCAAAGTTCACTCGGCCTTTCTTTGATGAAATGGAGAAATGATCTCATATGGGGATGCAATCTGCAATCTCAGTTCTCTGTGGGAAGGAATTCCAAGATTGCTGTTAGGGCCGGATTAAACAGCAAGAAAAGCGGGCAAATCACAGTTAGGACAAGCACCTCAGATCAACTACAGATTGCTGTTTTAGGACTTCTGCCAATTGCTAGAGCGATAATGATGACCCTTTTTCCACAGACAAGTGGAAAGAACTTAATGTAG
- the LOC129884154 gene encoding uncharacterized protein LOC129884154: MISSMIQKDIVSACKIETVKVILEELNGDYFALLVDESFDVSRKEQMAIVFRYIDRKGFVMERLIDIVHVQDTSVSSLKEAIVNLLAQHSLSPSSVRGQCYEGASNMQGEINGLKILIRQESRSDHSIHCFAHQLQLTLVGVSKKCIEVGKLVVLISNILNVLGSSFKRMDELRDSQKETIKEALDMGELTTGRSLNQQLGLSRACDTHWGSHYKSFNNLIIMFGSILDVLESLALDARNLDKRVKAMGHLEACRTYEVAFMLHLMRYVLAIINELNKCLQKKEKDIANATLLVEVAKRRLQVLRDDEWDSLIAKVSTFCSKHDVLIPKFEEPCVSSLKSRRNLANYTILHHYRVEVFCNIIDWQLQELNDRFDEVTTDLLYGIACLNSINSFLNFDIKKVMRMAKLYLDDFDESNMSALENQLASYVVDVRDVDERFSYLNGLCDLSKRLVEKKKHSTYPLVFRLVKLALLLSVATASVERAFSTMKFIKNDLRSQMSDDFFSGCLVPYLEKDVFDRAKENSKKTEKLVERPLLLAKQGETGRIFPIAETVSILLLNAYKRTEEEEEV, from the exons ATGATTTCTTCAATGATTCAAAAAGATATTGTGAGTGCATGTAAAATAGAGACCGTTAAAGTTATTCTTGAGGAATTAAATGGTGATTACTTTGCCTTGCTAGTTGATGAATCATTTGATGTGTCACGCAAGGAGCAAATGGCTATTGTATTTCGATATATTGATAGAAAGGGATTTGTGATGGAGCGACTTATTGACATTGTTCATGTTCAAGATACTAGTGTTTCATCTCTAAAGGAGGCAATTGTTAATTTACTTGCTCAACATTCTTTGAGTCCATCAAGTGTGCGTGGACAATGTTATGAAGGGGCAAGCAATATGCAAGGTGAGATCAATGGccttaaaatattgattagGCAAGAAAGTAGATCGGATCATTCCATTCATTGTTTTGCTCATCAACTTCAACTAACTCTTGTTGGGGTCTCTAAAAAGTGTATTGAAGTGGGAAAACTTGTAGTATTGatctcaaatattttaaatgtattgGGATCTTCTTTTAAACGTATGGATGAATTACGTGATTCTCAAAAAGAAACAATTAAAGAGGCATTAGATATGGGTGAACTTACAACCGGTAGGAGCTTGAATCAACAACTTGGTCTTTCAAGAGCTTGTGACACTCATTGGGGATCtcattataaatcatttaataatttaattattatgtttGGCTCTATTCTTGATGTTCTTGAATCACTTGCTCTTGATGCACGAAATTTGGATAAAAGAGTTAAGGCAATGGGACATCTCGAAGCTTGCCGAACATATGAGGTTGCGTTCATGTTGCATTTGATGAGATATGTCTTAGCAATTATAAATGAGCTTAATAAATGCTTacaaaaaaaggagaaagataTTGCAAATGCCACGCTACTTGTTGAAGTAGCAAAGAGAAGGTTGCAGGTTTTAAGGGATGATGAATGGGACTCTCTTATTGCTAAGGTATCTACATTTTGTAGCAAACATGATGTTTTGATACCTAAATTTGAGGAGCCATGTGTTAGCTCTTTAAAATCACGACGAAATCTTGCTAACTATACAATCTTACATCATTATCGTGTTGAAGTCTTTTGCAATATTATTGATTggcaacttcaagaacttaatgATCGTTTTGATGAGGTGACTACCGATTTGCTCTATGGAATTGCTTGCTTAAattcaattaactcatttttaaattttgacatCAAAAAAGTAATGAGAATGGCGAAGTTATATCTGGATGACTTTGATGAATCTAATATGAGTGCTCTTGAGAATCAACTTGCAAGTTATGTTGTTGATGTTCGTGATGTTGATGAAAGGTTCTCCTATCTAAATGGGCTTTGTGATCTTTCCAAAAGATTAGTTGAGAAAAAGAAACATTCTACTTATCCTTTGGTATTCCGCTTAGTGAAACTTGCTCTACTTCTATCAGTTGCCACTGCCTCCGTTGAAAGAGCTTTTTCGACAATGAAGTTTATCAAGAATGACTTGCGGAGCCAAATGAGTGATGATTTTTTTAGTGGTTGTTTGGTGCCTTACTTAGAAAAAGATGTATTTGATA GAGCTAAAGAGAAttcaaaaaaaactgaaaaacttGTAGAAAGACCCCTGCTTCTTGCAAAACAG GGTGAAACAGGAAGAATATTTCCAATTGCAGAAACTGTTTCTATCCTTCTGTTGAATGCATACAAGCGTActgaagaggaagaagaagtgTAG